In Verrucomicrobiota bacterium, the genomic stretch TCAGGTAAGCGATCGTTTCGGGGTGGTTCAGCTGAAGGCCGCGCCCCAGCCGGCGTTCGGCCAGGAGCCCGGCCGTGAAGAGCAGGAGTTTATCCTTTTCGCGCGGGGTAAGATTCATGGGTAGGAGGTAAGGAGGTAAAGGGCGGCGGCAGGTCAGGTTGCCCAGAGGCGCAACGGTTTGGCCGGCAGGTTATGCACCAGGGGGCGCAGCCGGGTCCACCAATCGATCATGGCCGTGCGCAGAATTTCCATGCTGTCCGCCAGGGCGCGGATGAGCAGGAAATTGCCGGGAAAGTGGGTTACGCCTGCACGGAGGGTGCCGGTGAACGGCAGTTGGGGCGCCAGCATTTCGGCGCACCGGGGACCGCAGGCGGGACCGCTGGCCCACAGCGTGCCGAGCACGCGCCTGCCCGCCAGGCCCTGGCGCGAGCGCAACTGCGGGTTGTCGCCGGTGAGCACGGCGCGTTCCGTCCAGAGCAGACGGCCGCCGGGCCGGGTCAGGGTTGTCTCAAAACGCAGGTGCCCTTCGTCCCACGTTTCGCCCGAAGCGATGCGGCCGAGCATCGCAAGATCCCAACCCAGGACGGTCGCGGTTTCGGGCAGTTCCACCGTGAGCCGGTTAACCGCACGGGCACGGCGAAAAAAGAGACTTTCCTGGGGTAACCATTCGAGACGCGCACCGTCCTGCAGGCGCATCCAAACCGTTTGCAAGGCCGGCGCAGAGGCGGCCTTGTACCATTTGGTTGCGGCCGGCGTGCTGATGACGGCATGAGCGTTCCGGCCGATCCGGGCCTCAACCTGCAACTGGTCGCCCTCTGCGAGCCCGCCGGGCGGATGCACGACGATCACGTGGCACACCTCAGGCCCCTCCGGGTAGAGCGCTTTCTGGACGCAAAGCGGGCCATCGTGCTGCCGTTCGACCAGCACCGTGCGATCGCCCCGTCGTTCCAGCCCAAGCGTTAACCGGGCTTTCCACGGCCCGAGACCCGGTGCAGTCATGGTTTGCGCCAAGCCAAGCCGGTTTGCCGCCCAACGTCGAGGATAAATGTTCCCGCCACCCTACACCGAGATCATCGCGCGCACGCCATCGGTTTCCAGGTTGGTCCCGAGCCCGCCGGCGACGACCTCGCCGCGGTCCATCACCAGGTAATGGTCGGCAATCCCGCGGGCAAACTCGAAATACTGTTCGACCAGCAGGACCGTGAGCCCGAGTTCCTCAACCAACCGGCGCAAGGTGCGGCCGATCTCCTGGATGATGGACGGCTGGATGCCTTCGGTCGGTTCATCAAGCACCAAAAGTTGCGGGTCGCTCATCAGGGCGCGGCCGATGGCCAGTTGCTG encodes the following:
- a CDS encoding urease accessory protein UreD, which produces MTAPGLGPWKARLTLGLERRGDRTVLVERQHDGPLCVQKALYPEGPEVCHVIVVHPPGGLAEGDQLQVEARIGRNAHAVISTPAATKWYKAASAPALQTVWMRLQDGARLEWLPQESLFFRRARAVNRLTVELPETATVLGWDLAMLGRIASGETWDEGHLRFETTLTRPGGRLLWTERAVLTGDNPQLRSRQGLAGRRVLGTLWASGPACGPRCAEMLAPQLPFTGTLRAGVTHFPGNFLLIRALADSMEILRTAMIDWWTRLRPLVHNLPAKPLRLWAT